A section of the Clostridium omnivorum genome encodes:
- a CDS encoding ABC transporter ATP-binding protein → MASENLIEVRNLKKYFKVGKDAVLKAVDDVSFDIKKGETLGLVGESGCGKTTCGRTVMGLYSATGGTVTFDGVEIHSLNKHDKKKFARRAQIIFQDPYASLNPRMTVGDIIGEGIDIHNLHKGQERTDRIFKLLELVGLNKEHASRFPHEFSGGQRQRIGIARALAIEPDFIVCDEPISALDVSIQAQVVNLLIKLQRELGLTYLFIAHDLSMVKHISDRVGVMYLGTMVELASSHDLYSKPLHPYTQALLSAIPIPDPEVEKNRQRIMLEGEVPSPINPKPGCRFAARCKYAKPICSEQSPVFKEVEKEHFVACHLY, encoded by the coding sequence GTAGGAAAAGATGCTGTACTAAAAGCAGTTGATGATGTAAGTTTTGATATAAAAAAAGGAGAAACTTTAGGCCTTGTTGGTGAATCAGGCTGCGGTAAGACTACTTGCGGAAGAACAGTTATGGGATTATATTCTGCAACTGGTGGTACAGTAACTTTTGATGGAGTAGAAATTCATAGCTTAAACAAGCATGATAAGAAAAAATTTGCAAGAAGAGCTCAAATTATATTCCAGGATCCTTATGCATCCTTAAATCCTAGAATGACAGTTGGAGATATAATTGGAGAAGGTATTGATATACACAATTTGCATAAAGGACAAGAAAGAACTGATAGAATATTTAAGCTACTAGAGCTTGTTGGACTTAACAAAGAACATGCTTCCAGATTTCCTCATGAGTTTTCTGGAGGACAAAGACAAAGAATAGGTATAGCAAGAGCACTAGCTATCGAACCTGATTTTATAGTTTGTGATGAACCTATATCAGCACTTGACGTTTCTATTCAAGCTCAAGTAGTTAACCTTTTGATTAAACTTCAAAGGGAACTTGGATTAACCTACTTATTTATTGCCCATGACCTTTCAATGGTTAAGCATATCTCTGATAGAGTTGGAGTTATGTATTTGGGCACTATGGTTGAGTTAGCAAGCAGCCACGATTTATATTCTAAACCTTTACATCCTTATACACAGGCGCTACTTTCAGCGATTCCTATTCCAGATCCAGAAGTGGAAAAGAATAGACAAAGAATCATGCTGGAAGGTGAAGTTCCTAGTCCTATCAATCCTAAACCAGGATGTAGATTTGCGGCTAGATGTAAATATGCAAAACCTATTTGCAGCGAACAGTCACCTGTATTTAAGGAAGTAGAAAAAGAACATTTTGTGGCTTGTCATCTCTACTAG